A stretch of DNA from Rhodoluna sp. KAS3:
GCACTCGGGTTGTCCCCTCACGCTCAACCAAAGCAATACCAACACCGGTTGCCACCGTGCCATCGATGCCGGCAAGACCGCGGTTTGAAAATACCCGGATGGCCTTAGCGGGAGCATGCGCATCTGCCTCACGAATCAACCTCGAGGCACCAAGCAACAACTGGTCAGCCCCTTCGGTTACTCGCCAAACCGCTTGAATTAGCGCTCGGCGATCAAGGGAATCGGTGTTGGTCTCAACGACGGCGATGTGCTCGTGGTCGGCCCGGCGCCAGGCTTCAAGCCATTCAAAATCAACTTCATCGTCAACGGTGATTTCATCGATGGTGTGCGCGGCCCGCCGACTGACATCAAAGTGGCCCATTGTCTTGCTGCGAACAACAACAACCTCGATGTCTTGGTTATAGAGCAGGCGAATTGCAGCCCGGCCGAGGGTTGGCTTGCCGAAAACAATTACGCGACCAATTTGGCTGGCCAGGTCGGCGTTTTGCTCAAGCAAATTGCGGTATCCCAGGATGGCGTTCGCGCCCATTCGTGCGCCAGAAGATGGCTCGGCAAACAAAGGCCAGCCAAATGCTTCGGCAAGTTCAACTGCGTCTGAACCGGCTCCGGCTCCGGCCATAACCACAGTTGGGCGCTTGGCCGAAAGCATGGCAAATTCCGGGTGCGGTTCAAAAATATTTGGCAGTTCAATTCTCGGATTTAGCTCTGCGGCATTTGGTTCGACGGCCGAAAGCGGTTCGCGGAACGCCAGGTTCAGTTGCACCGGGCCGGGCTGGTCGCCGTCGTAACCCATGGCCACGGCGATGGCGTTAGTTGCCAGGGTGGCGGCCTCGCGAATCTCGCCGTCGTGGCCATTCGGTGCCGGCACATCAACACACTCACGAACAGCGTCGCCAAAGATTCCGATTTGATTAGTGGTCTGGTTTGCACCAACACCGCGTAGCTCGTGCGGGCGGTCTGCGGTCAACAGAATCAGTGGAACACCCGAGTGGCTTGCTTCAAGCACGGCCGGGTGCAGGTTGGCTACTGCTGTTCCAGACGTTGTAATCAGCACCGATGGCTCGCCGCTGATTAGCGCAGAACCAAGTGCAGTGAAGCCCATTGAGCGCTCGTCGAGGCGAACGTGAAGTTTGATTTTGCCAGCTGCGGCAAGCTGGCCAGCTGCTATTGCCAATGCCTGCGAACGAGCCCCCGGAGCCAAAAAGAAATTTTGAACGCCAGCCTTGGCCAGCGCAGCAAGAAGATGCGCGGCAAAAACCTGCGCTGGTGAACTACTGGTCACGCTTGTCGCTCGGGTCAGAGTCTTTGTCGTCTTGCGGGTCGATTGGAGCTTCTGGCTCAGCCGAACCGGCCTCAGGGGACGCCGGGGCATCCTGGTCTTTGAGCTTCTTGGCCAGGTCGCGCAAAAACTGCGGGTCGTCATCTGGCGCTGTGGTTTTGTACTTTGGGGCACGCTTCTTTTCGAGCACGCGACTAATTGCGTAGGTGGCACCGAAAATAATCAAGATGCCCGCAGCAACTGCAACAAAAACCAACCACTTCATGATTTAACTCTAACCACCTTGAAACTTAGACTTATTCCATGAAGAACCCATGGATCCTTTACATCACCATTCGCGTCGGCCTATTTGCCGTACTACTTGCCATCATGCTGATGGTTGGCTTTGACCCATTCTTCTCAGCTTTGATTGCTGCCGTTGTTTCACTGGCCATTTCACTGATTTTCTTCAACAAGCAGCGAAATGCGGTTTCTGAAGCCATCTACAAGTCAATCGATAACCGCCGCAAAAATGTTGGCGACAAAGATGCAGATTCTGAGGATTCAGCCTCTAGCCGTTAATGGCAGCCAGCCCCTGCGCAAATAGCGCGGCGTAGGCAAGTGCAGCAAAGCTGGTTAGCTTTAGGACCAAAATTTGCTCACGCGGAGTCTTGGCCGCAAGTGCAATAACCGTGGCCGGCACCACCAAAAATAGCGTTGCCCAGGCAAAGAATGTTGCCGGGTAGAGAAACGGGAACGGCGCCAAAATAAGCATTGGCAGCCAGAGCATCACAACAAACAGCGCCTTGGCCCACTTGGCGCCCACCTTGACCGCAAGGGTTCTCTTGCCCACTTCGGCATCGGTGTTTATGTCACGGATGTTGTTGATCATGAGCACCGCCGAGGCAAAGAAACCTAGCGCGATGCCGCCAAATAGCGAGTTGAGATCAAACGAGCCGATCTGAATGTAGGCGGTGCCATAGGTTGCCACCAGACCAAAGAACACAAAGACAGCAAGCTCGCCGAGCCCGGCGTAACCGTATGGGCTCTTGCCACCGGTGTAAAACCAGGCTGCCAAAATTGACACCGCTCCGACCGGCAAGAACCACCAGTGCTGGGTCATGACAACAATCACTAGGCCTGCGATGCCAGCAATACCGAAGAATGCAAATGCCGCATTTTTTACAGCGCTCGGCCGCACTGAATTTGACCCGGTTAGGCGCAGTGGCCCAACGCGGTTGGCATCTGTGCCGCGAATTCCATCTGAGTAGTCATTGGCGTAGTTGACGCCAATCTGCAGGCTGAGTGAGACCGTTAGCGCTAGCAAGGAGAGCGATAGGTTGAACTTGCCGGCCGCATCTGCAGCGCCCATACCAATCAGCACCGGAGCGATCGCCAGAGGCAGAGTCCGCAGGCGTG
This window harbors:
- the menD gene encoding 2-succinyl-5-enolpyruvyl-6-hydroxy-3-cyclohexene-1-carboxylic-acid synthase — translated: MTSSSPAQVFAAHLLAALAKAGVQNFFLAPGARSQALAIAAGQLAAAGKIKLHVRLDERSMGFTALGSALISGEPSVLITTSGTAVANLHPAVLEASHSGVPLILLTADRPHELRGVGANQTTNQIGIFGDAVRECVDVPAPNGHDGEIREAATLATNAIAVAMGYDGDQPGPVQLNLAFREPLSAVEPNAAELNPRIELPNIFEPHPEFAMLSAKRPTVVMAGAGAGSDAVELAEAFGWPLFAEPSSGARMGANAILGYRNLLEQNADLASQIGRVIVFGKPTLGRAAIRLLYNQDIEVVVVRSKTMGHFDVSRRAAHTIDEITVDDEVDFEWLEAWRRADHEHIAVVETNTDSLDRRALIQAVWRVTEGADQLLLGASRLIREADAHAPAKAIRVFSNRGLAGIDGTVATGVGIALVEREGTTRVLLGDLTLLHDAGSLNIDPRDGDLNIQVIVGNDHGGSIFGGLEMAKTLDTETFDRLFTTPQQVDLWHLAQAYGWAYERVENLGQLDAALTKTGRVLVDVRLA
- a CDS encoding DUF4229 domain-containing protein produces the protein MKNPWILYITIRVGLFAVLLAIMLMVGFDPFFSALIAAVVSLAISLIFFNKQRNAVSEAIYKSIDNRRKNVGDKDADSEDSASSR
- a CDS encoding 1,4-dihydroxy-2-naphthoate polyprenyltransferase, producing MAQQKKTGKTAAKSKRSDSLKLWIAGARLRTLPLAIAPVLIGMGAADAAGKFNLSLSLLALTVSLSLQIGVNYANDYSDGIRGTDANRVGPLRLTGSNSVRPSAVKNAAFAFFGIAGIAGLVIVVMTQHWWFLPVGAVSILAAWFYTGGKSPYGYAGLGELAVFVFFGLVATYGTAYIQIGSFDLNSLFGGIALGFFASAVLMINNIRDINTDAEVGKRTLAVKVGAKWAKALFVVMLWLPMLILAPFPFLYPATFFAWATLFLVVPATVIALAAKTPREQILVLKLTSFAALAYAALFAQGLAAING